The window CGATTTTGAAATACCGGTAAGAACCACGGATTACATATTTGTTCCTTTAAAAAAGGCTGCCCAAAAATTGATTATCAATGGGCTATTCTGAAGAAACTCTCCGCATAACACGAGTGAGAAATGTCCGAATGTgacattgatttataattattatgcaatTTATAGGATACGAATAATAAATTGGCGAATCACCTAAGTCGGTTGTGGTTTGTTGTTGAGTGGAATACGAAgtaaattcttacagaatcgaaCTGAACGGCTTTTGGGCATGTTCGTCTGTACTACATATTTATCAAAGACAAATGCCTGCtaacactaattttattatttgaatttgacgATTCCGATTCGCATGGTGAGTCCAAAGCAATAACAAGTAAATGGGATGAAAGCAATAACAACAGGTCCAATTTTCAGTttgtctaaatataataaataaggcaaatATTGTTCGTCACCTCGTATGAATAAGTTTTGAGATTTTGTACATTGTAATCAAGTAATTCTTTCAATTACATTACTACCTCCATTGTGATATAATGTCTTGTGGATGAAAAACGTGAACCTTGATCGAAATTTGTGGAGCCTAAATTGATTGAAGCCGCACTGAGTTTTCTGTTTATCCAACTCTTGATCGGTGTCAAGGAAAGAATCGTAAGCAAGCTTACCCGTTTTGGATGAACTTCTCAAACACATGTGATTACACTTGGTATGACTGTACGAGCCCGGCTGTGTAGGTTACCAACCACctttcagatattctaccaccaaacaaaacttagtattgttgtgttccggttcgaaggttgagtgagccagtgtaactacaggcacaagagacataacattttagcttcCAAGGGCATTGGCTATGTAAAGTGTAGTCAATTTTTCTTATAGCCccaatatctatgggtggtggtgaccactttacaacaggtggcccatttgcccgtcagcGTACCTATATTCTCAAGAGGACAAGACGTTTTTGCGCAGCAGTGCGACTAGTGTTACTATTTTATAACTCTAAACTTGTTGTAATCAAGTTACCTAGAGCTTAATGACTTCATCAATTTTGACAATTAAGGTCGTCTTACATTCTAAGTGTCGAGTATCGTAGAAAATTTAACGTAACCTAGAGTCCGGTTATTTTCAGAGTTTATTTGTACTTCACGATGTGTTACGTTCTGTTATGTCTTGTTATTTTCTTAGTACTGATAGTTTTTTTACTTAGTATTGaagtgtacaatactgtttATAAGGAatctatatcaaataaattatatttgtgcttataataacGATTGGTTAGCTTTGGTAccattcaaactcaaactcaaattcctttattcaatatagaagtattacactttcttattgatggtcaaattaaacactaccaccggttcggaaaagcaaacaccctgacctgagaagaaatggcgaaagaaactcagcgggtctttttttttacgcaaattaattatatacataattgtatttgaatagaaacagccaggaggcgatcgtttcattcccaaggtgtgctatcaaacataaactcacgaATTGTATAGTAatctttcgcacacaagcgttccttaacattttttttaaatttcgcaacagaagcattttgaacgctttctgggatcctgttgtagaagcgtatacattgatTCGTTTTTACATTCGTTTGAaagtatctaaaaataataatgctgcacctcaaaatgattaattttattttccagaCGAGTTTCCGCGCTCTCTGGCGTTACATGTACCACATGTACCAGCTGGACGCGTTCACACAGAGCTGCCCCGCCGACCAAGACATCATCAACCACTACAAATTGCAACAGGTATGTCGCAACCTTAACAGATAAAACATAATTCCCTAAACAAATCCAATACGTCATACCATtgacatgttttttattaaatcttaatattggACATAAGTCCAACTTATTTTATCTATCCATATggtagctatttttattttttatctattcctTAATTTTATGTAGACCTTGATTGTATTTTATGTCCAATACTGTCACTGAACAACAAAATTTCGGGTATCATTTTTCTATTCTCTATTTTCTATCCATGTTACTATCGGCTGCAGTTATCTACAAAAGGTTTGATCTTGTCGCCGACGCTGACAAGGCAACGCAAAGAGGACGCCGCGACGACGGTACGTTGCGTGGTTGTGACGTCGCGAAACATTGTGTACATagatcataataaaaaaaaaagtttttacgcCTTGCAATAACCTACATTAAACATAACTGGCAACATATGTAATGGCCGCAATAAAAAAATGAGGGTATTTTGAAAATGTGACGCACAAGTTTTCACAAATCACAGAACATTGCTTATTGACAGATTAATTCCATGCCTGCTGTGACGTATCTTCATTCATAACGTTGGTTGCGGTTTATTGATGTGATAACTTTATTGTATTAACTATTTAGTactattactgtttttttttttaattatgaaattattatgtaagATTATACTGTAAATATTCAGGGTGATCTCATTGTCTGACTTTGTTATCGATTGGTTTATTATTCGATAAATAATGTTTAGCATTTTTGTATCGATAAATTCTTATCTAATCGATTTCACTTGCacgtaaatgataaaaaattcgcaaatatattttcatgtgaatatgtaattttaaaattatataactttgaagattgtatataatttatagagtATCGTCTCGATAGACACTTCGTACCgaactttgtttttaattttaattgttgtaaattGTTGATTCCATAGTTCCTGAAAAGAGTTCTTGATTTAGATATTTATGattgttttagtaatttatgACTCGTATGTTACAGGCGCTAAAGATGAAGAAACATGAAGAACTCGAAACGCCAACGTTTACGACGTCCATCCCTATCGACGTCAATGATTCGAATAACTCCGAACAGTAGAACGATAGATGAGCAAAAACTGACCCTCGGTACAATAGGCTTTAAGctgaatttttattgttactgatTTGCCAATAGTAATTAAAGTCCTTTCCTTAGGAGTTTACCGAGGATCCAATTCATATCACTCCTATGTGATATCTCTTCCTGCACCTTACTCAAGTTGCGACGAGATTTGGgtgaaaaagtattttttttttgtaattttttataagttttgacGTTTGATTTTAAATACGGTAAATCTAAAAGATTGAATAGTTTTgtgcaattaaaattataaaattgatggAATCATGTTGTTATGGATGATTGTTAAAAAGCGGCTCTTTGAATTTGATTGAAATGATAATGTAAGTCTGATTTCCAAGTTCCGATCCTCTGAATTTTTTCTCTCGTTAACACGAGATGTTATTGTGGCCATTTTGATTGGTTATAATTTAAACAGCTCTTATTTACCAAAATACAAACATTGGCTGAGGTTATTTTGTTACTCTACTAGCAACACTCACCTTAAAATTATTCTCTTGTATTTATATAGaggttgttttttatatttttagctcGGCATTCAAACAACGAAATCACATTTGGATTATTGAGTTGTATTCACAATTTAACCTTTGGCTTACAGTATTCATTTTTCAACCATCTTAGTTTAGATTTTAGTTAAGAACTTCGGCCATTATAAACACCTCTGCCTGTACGGTTTGGTAATTGcaacaattattattcttacttatatttatcaatataaagcATATTGAGTGCTCTTGCCTGCCTCAAAGTTACCTTTTTTGAAGGTAGTATTTAAGTACTTATCTTTTATACATAGATTCAATCttaatatgtatgtgtttagAACATAATTACATAAGTTGTCAATAATATGCATAATTTAAAAGCACTAATTATTCTATGTACACCATatgatagtaaattatttttcataagatTGAGTAATTAAATAGTGATGGGAATCACATTTGTTTTAACATCATTTAAACCATTGGTGTATTGATATGTATAGCTTTCATAGTTCATGCttgattatttgtattgtaatcaattttgtatggaaatatGTTTCAAATCTTTCAGCTATGTTTTACGACCCTGTTGACCTCCAAcataaatgctttaaaaattgACCACCTGAATAGAATCCcgaaagttattataaatttttattttaaacattatagattattttgtgaatcatttattatttatagtacacAATAGACAAGGGCGAGAGACATCAACATGTCAATTGgacaatgtataaaatattaatactagattttaatataatgttaaggaATAAACctggataaatattattatttttttatttgtgttttatttttttccttttgttcattttaatttttattatttcggtatatttaataccaattttctttctaaattttatttttatatttaaaaaaataaattgttatatgtgccatcattgaattttttttttaatgattaaacgTGTGTAACCAGGTATGTATGCTCAAAGCattttatgaaagtaaaataaattatgcttGTGATAATGTTTGTAGCTTTTAtacttttcaataaattttcaaatataaagaaCAATGACTTTTCTTTGGACAAATTATGtgtctgaaaataatttacacaatttattttcctattcAACATcaattaatatctttaatatcgattttttttttcatccatTCGTTCCTATAGACGTCTATAGGTAACAAACAGCTCAAGAACATATGAGTTATATAAGCGGTTAAGCCCCAAATTTTATGTTCATCGGCAATAAATACTGGCAGAATGAATCCATTGGAAAACTGAGTATGATATTGGTTTTTAGGATCACACAGGTTTTCAATGGGAACAGCAAACACTTCTTCTACCTCGTCATTATTTTGGCACAAATCCTCTTCTTTTAAATCTGCAACACAACCAATAACTGgtgtaatcattattttattgtctctACCGGGCAAAGCTGGACCACAACCCCATATATCTATCTTTTCCGGTGATAAACCTATTTCCTCTCTTGTCTCTCTTAAAGCGGTCTCTATTGGTGTCTCGGCTTTATCAGTTTTACCTCCAGGAAAAGATATTTGTCCACTGGCGCTCTTTAAGTTGGCTGATCTCACTGTATAAAGTaaagttgtaatattatttacacgaCAAAAAGGAACTAAGACGGCAGCTGTAGCTGAAGGCTGTTTTCCTCTTTTGTTTAGTGGCAAacgaaatttctttaaatttgtcATGCATCGCTCACGTGATGCAAGTGAAAAAAGATTCTGAAACGAAGACGAAGCActcatattaaatttgtatataataaaagtaatatagtaaaaaaaaaattaaattattccccACTTTCCAAAAAAGCTGTCATAATGACAGCTTCCACTATCAAAATAACAGTCAATTTAAGACCTGTCATCATGTCAACATTAGTAATTACTTTACTCTGTGTTTTGTCTTTATAGAAAGTTTAGAGATACTGTTTAAACCATATATATATctctaaatattatgtatgtaacaaaaattataagaaaaagagAAATCCTGGCAACTTGCCAATTCATCGTAAATGTTTAttctatagaatataataaattatttttttagccaATCTTACGAGACTTATGTTATCATAATTCAAGATAAAAATGACATATAAGTTAAACatctcttaaaaataattaataaaatggtttttattttgtttttaataattaagagtTAAGACTACTTTTACTAACTCTACTACACGTATACACTATACAGCTGATTTTGACAATGCTCGACACTTTCCACTGATCACTCGTCATTACATAAATACGTCTGTCTGTTATACTTGAACGATTTTTACATTACTTGTTAGTTCTGACTTAATTCggttttgtttgaaataaccTAAGTATAAAGGTATATAGTAGGTTGGTTTCCTGTGGTTCATTATCAGTTTATATCCAATCGGTTATTATCACattgtaatacaatataatgtataatcagtatttattttgtcatagaAACGAACaaagttcaaaatatatttttttgtactaaaaTTTTCAATGACGTTTTTATAGTGCCTTCAGAAGTGTTAATAGGTGTTAACGATGTCTTTATCTCCACACATTTTGCTGTCAAATTTAGCGCGCGAGAGGTGTGTAgctaaattaaaagatttaccAGCGTTTATAAGATCAGATGTAGAACCAAAGGTAAAAGCTGCTGTTCTGGTGCCAATTTTCGAGCGAAACGGAGAATTACACATTTTGTACACACTCCGGTCATCGAATTTGAAAAGTCACAGTGGTCAAGTATCATTCCCAGGTGGAAAAATAGATGAAAACGAGAAAGTAATAGATGCTGCTTTACGAGAAACATATGAAGAAATTGGAGTACCTGGAAATTCAGTTGATGTCTGGTGTGAGATGTCCCCAGTTCAAGGTCGTGATCGAAGCATACTGATAACTCCAGTGGTTGGTGTAATAAAGGATCTTATTTTCAATAACTTAAATCCGAATATACATGAAGTTGAGGA is drawn from Vanessa atalanta chromosome 16, ilVanAtal1.2, whole genome shotgun sequence and contains these coding sequences:
- the LOC125069930 gene encoding mitochondrial coenzyme A diphosphatase NUDT8-like codes for the protein MTNLKKFRLPLNKRGKQPSATAAVLVPFCRVNNITTLLYTVRSANLKSASGQISFPGGKTDKAETPIETALRETREEIGLSPEKIDIWGCGPALPGRDNKIMITPVIGCVADLKEEDLCQNNDEVEEVFAVPIENLCDPKNQYHTQFSNGFILPVFIADEHKIWGLTAYITHMFLSCLLPIDVYRNEWMKKKIDIKDIN
- the LOC125069859 gene encoding mitochondrial coenzyme A diphosphatase NUDT8-like, whose protein sequence is MSLSPHILLSNLARERCVAKLKDLPAFIRSDVEPKVKAAVLVPIFERNGELHILYTLRSSNLKSHSGQVSFPGGKIDENEKVIDAALRETYEEIGVPGNSVDVWCEMSPVQGRDRSILITPVVGVIKDLIFNNLNPNIHEVEEIFSVPISTFCDTANQAHLKYEGILLPVFLHGKHKIWGITGYITHFFLQCFLPSDLYNVDFTRKGYKLEELMPSKL